Part of the Panicum virgatum strain AP13 chromosome 4N, P.virgatum_v5, whole genome shotgun sequence genome is shown below.
CAGCAGTTCTCGCTACCGTGGCGATCAACGGCAATGCCGATTGGCTATGGCATTACCCTTTGATGACCCCTGCGTTTCTGTATTTGTACCTGATCGCCCAGAACAGGAAGAAGAGGTAGTTGAGAGTGCTGAGCACGCACATGACCCAGTAGAACCTTTCGAGATGGTAGTGGTTCAGGCTGGCACCCCGCAGCCACGGCCggtggccgccgcgccccgtcGCGCTGTTCACGATGGACACGAGCACGGAGCTGAGGTAGTAGCCCAGCGCCAGCGACGCCCACGACAGCGACGTCGCCAGCGAGCGCATCCGCGACGGCGCCTCGCTGAAGAAGAACTCGAGGAGCCCCGCCAGCGTGAACAGGTCCGCCGACCCCAGGAACAGGTACTGGAACGCGATCCAGAAGAAGCTGATGGGCAGCGGCTTCGGCGAGTCCAGCATGCCGCTGTCGGCGGCCACGTTCTTGCGCTTCACCTCGACGACGGCGGCCACCGCCATGGCGACGATGGAGAGGATGAGCCCGGTCCCGATGCGCTGGAGGTGGCTGATGCCCATCTCGGTGCCCGTGAGGCGGCGCGCGAACGGGATGATCACGTGGTCGTAGACGGGCGCGAGGAGGATGATGAACGTGACCGGGAACACGGGGAGCGAGGCGGGCGGCACGGTGAGCCTGCCGACGCGCGTGTCCATGGTGGCCGCCTGCTCGACGGAGAAGGTGGACAGCTGCGCCAGGCAGCAGTTGAGCATGATGGTGGAGAAGAAAATGGGCAGCACCATGAGCACGATCTTGACGTCCTCCACCTCCTGCACCGTGCACGCGAGGCGCCCGTTCTGCTGCCCCGGCTGCTCCTCCTGGCACCGCACGGCGCGGTTGAGGAACGCGAGCTCCCGCGACGGCTCGGccggcccggcgccggcggcgatgttGGCCACCATGTCGCCGGGCTTGCAGTAGTCCTTCATGTCGGTGCTCCCCGTGGGGCTGGGCGCGCGGTCGATGACAGCGCCGTGGCTGGCGCTctgcgcgccggcgcggcgcgcgagggcggcggcggcgaggaccctGGCGATGGTGGTGAGCGGGCTCCCCGTGGGCACCTTGTTCCGGTAGAGGCCGGAGCCCGCGGCGAAGACCGGGACGGAGAGCAGGATGGCGATGGTGGCGATGCCGAAGCCCCACTGCCAGCCCCTGTTGTCCTCGACCCAGACGGCGAAGGTGACGGCGACGAGCGCGCCGCAGGAGAGGCAGAAGACGAAGTAGTTGAAGAAGGTGGAGCGGGCCTTGCGGCCCTGCGGCGCGTGCTCGTCGAACTGCTCGGCGCCGTGGGAGGGCAGGGAGCCCTTGATCCCACCGACGCCCAGCGCCGTGAGGTACAGCCCCGCGAAGAGCATCGCCTTCCGGGGCCCCGACACGGGCGCgcacggcgcggtggcggcgcacggcggcggcatcaGGTGCGGCGTCCGCGCCTGGACCGTCAGGATCACCAGCCCCTGCGCACCATCAGACATTTGCAGACAAATACTAATTAGTAGGACGCATTTttaataatggaaaaaagaaacAATTTGGACATTGCTGCACAGCCCATGTGATGTGTGGCCCTCTGTGTTTGGGCCAAGGGCCAAATTCCACATGCATTGTATAGTTAATGACTTAAATGTCACATGACGATTTGTTTTCTTTGCAAAAATGATTTGTGCGAGTTCTTTTGCAAAGTTGATTTCACTTTGTAAAGAGAAGATGATATCAATCGTGCCAAGTGACGGACGAGACGTGTGTCCATCACGTCGAATGATTGGGCAAATATCAGGCGACGGCGACCGAAAAGGCGAGCAAGCACACGGGCgcaagtggcggcggcgggccaagGTACTCGCGCCGGCTTCCCCGCCCGTGCGCGGCGCCGCTTTGCGCCCGTGAGCCGGGCGCCAAAGCAGGGGAGGAGACCGCCCGTCCCATCCCATGCGGCCATGCGGTTAGCCCTTTGACCAGCAACCGTGTGTGGGTCCGCCCGGGGTTGAGAGTTGAAACACAGACAATCATAGAGATGGCCGGCGATTTGACTCCGTAATTTTGTCAGCGCTGACTATTAAACCCTGTACGGCGAGGTCGAGACTCGAGATGTGTTTGCGTGGCTCCGATAGGCTGGGATCTGGGAGGGTGCGGTCAGACAGTGATCGGTGTCAGGGAGCGTGCAAGTGCAGGTTGCTGCTGCCGTGGACACATGTCATCAGATGGGTGCAGCTAGTCGGCCTAATCTAATCAGCCCGTCCTCACAAGACCGGATCCTTTTGGTCATCAACTTGAAGGGCCAGACCTGGATTGCTGTATCATGCCGTGCCCAAACGGGTGTGAACACGGCGTGATCCCCACGGCTCCAGACTTCACTGTGTGGTTGTGCTGTGCCGTACCGTACCAGCAGATCCGTCGGGCCCCTCGCTCCAGGTTCATCTCAAAAGACCCCAACCGCTGGGCCGCGCCGAGGAAACGAGCGAgagccggcgccggccacgTCCGGAAGAGGACTGACGACGCGCCTCTCGTAGTTCCGTCGCTCTCGCCGGCCCCGCCACTGGCCGGCGTCTCCCCACCCTCCGGGACTCCGGCCCCGCCGCGCACGCAGGGCCCCGAAACTTCCCGACCAAGCTGGAGATACGCGGGGCCTGCGTCCGGCCGCAAACAAATCACAAACCCCCGCGGCCCCTCAAGTGAGAGCGGTTCCGGGCGCGGCAGCTAGCGGCACGGTGCGCGGCAGCGAGAGGAGCCTTTCTGGCCTTGGCGACTTGGCGTTCGACGCCGCGTCGCGACGTGGCGGGCATGACTTGCAGCGCCGTACACGGACGGAACCCAGGTGTTTCGGATCAATCGTGCCAGTCCGATGTAAAGTGCCCAGATGGCAAATATTCAAATGTTTACGTGTCTGGTGTCCAGGGTGGTGGTCGGCTATGCTCTGGATAGGTGGTGGTTCGGTACGGACCGCGCCAGAGGAAAAACAAAAAAGGCTCCAGAACGTTCCGCCGCCAGTGACACACGGTTTGAGCCTGTTGGACTGGTAGATGAACAGTGCAAGACTGGTATATTACGATTTATTTTCTCttataaaatattatttattctaCTAGTCGAGCATTATTCATCTTACCAGCCGAACAGGCCCTTTGTCCCAGCCCTGACCACGGGGAGATGTTGACAGGCGCGGGTGCCTCCTAACAAGTCTATCGTGCGTGGCGGGGGCGGTGAGATTCCCTCGCCGGCCCCGCGCCCAGGATTggcctcgccgcgccgtcgGCATGTGTGGGCAACAGCGAGAAGGCATCcgcgggcggcgccaccgcccaccgATCGACTCGCCCAGGGAGGAATGGGTACGGTCGCCGACGGCACCCGCCGAGAGCGGCGCGCGGTACGGTACCTGCGTGTGCCTGGCGGCGACCACCCAGGCGGCCGCCCAGGCCATGCTGTATCCAAGTATTGCCTGTCATGTGCATTTTCCGAGCTTGTGCTGCGACTTTATACTTAGAGGGAATATAGTATTTTCTTATATTACGTCTGCGTGATTCACACCCCATCGCCCTCGATCAACCGCTGAAATTCCCCTACACCTTACGGTTGCTGATGCAAATAACTACTGACTCGTTTCTTTCCCCTGCAAGTACGACTACGCCAAGGTCCAAAAAAAAGTACGACTACGCCGCTCGACTTGTTAGGAGGCACACCCACGTGATCCGCGCACACGTGTCACTTTACCCGCTACGCATCAACATCCATCCTACTCATCCAGTGgataccggccggccggccgtatACTCAGACACGGCCACAAGGGATGATGATACTTTCAGCAtcaaagtgaaaaaaaaatctcaaaagaacaacacacacacgcacaccatTTAGCGCACGAATAATACTGCCATCTTCCCTGCCACGGAAATTTGCAATGACAGAATACGCACGGCATGGTTACGCCCATACCCCAGACTAGCTACACGCATAGTAGGTTGGTGCCGTGACAGCGCAATGTGCGATTAACAAGGTGTGATTAGCTTCCCTTTGACCCAGGGTATCGGGTCAAAATCCGGCCCATATCGTCATCTTGTTGGCGAATAAAGTGATGACTACCAGATAATCATTGGCCCGGCCTAACCTGCTCGCACGCAGTTCCGATCCGTCCTTTAACCCGAGTAGCAGGGACTGTGCATGAGCTTTGGCCGGCTGAGAGTGTGAGTGCGGGCATTCGACAAAGTGATGGACGTGGAGCGCGCAAGACGCTACGTTCGGCTGATCACCTTGAGAGATCAGTGATGACAGCGACTCTTGGTCGCTCATGACAGAGCTATGGGTGTAAACTGAGCCTGGTGCCACGTGTTGCCTCGTCGATCACCTTGGCTGTTTATTTGGACGGCTTAGATGACGCTATTTGGAGGACTAAAATTCAGGGCTAAATTTTAGCACCTATTATCACTTATACCTGTACTAAAGTTTTTACGTCTTTGCCAAAGTTTAACATACTTTATTAGCACTCCTATTTGGATACATTATTGTTAAAATTTGGAGCTTTAAGAtattagcacttggatccaaatTAACAACTAACCGCTTAGCTTGATGGGTGCTGCCTGAGAGACAGCTAGCTGCTGACGTGGCACCAGGACCCAGCGGTCAAGCGCTGACGTGCATGGCTGCATAGCTGggctgcatatatatatatatatatatatatatatatatatatatatatatattccttcTAACGCCAGCGTGGATCGGAGATACGGCGGGGACGACATGGAGATCGATCGATACATGTATATTTATTATTTGCCTATATCCGGAAGCATCTGCTACCACTAGTATTTGTATATATTTAATTATATATTTTGGTCGCGTGATGACATCAGAATAGATAGACGCTGGAGGAAGAACTTGCAGGCAGTGGCATGCAGACAAATGATGAGTAGATAGCTAGATAGACGACGTACGTACCATGAACTCGATGAAGGCGCTGACGATGTAGATGGTGTAGGTGGTGAAGAAGGCGTCGGAGAGGAAGCCGCCGAGGAGCGCGAGCAGGAACGCCGTGCCCATGAAGTTGGTCACCGTCGTCGCCGACTGCGACGGCGAGTAGTGCATGAACCCCATCAGGTACCTCACCAGGTTGCTCGCGTTCGCCAGGAACGCCAGGTTCTCCAGCACCTCCACCACTGCAACCGCGATTCAGGTCAGGATGTCAGCTAGTTTCAGCATGCACCACACCATGGGCATGACCAACGGTAGTTGTCGTCAGACTGCTATCTTACTTATTAATAAGGGCAGCACCAATGTATATTGCTATGATGGCAATACCGGTGGGCCCCCGCGCAGTCAGCTGTAACTATGGCCAATTCTACAATAGTTAAATCTTGTTGGAGAAACAAGGTGGGCCTAGCTAGGGGAAAAACAATTTACGTTTCTCAACCACTACAAGTTCATGGGAATGTATTGTTTATTCATGGTATTATATTTTATTGCCTTATGGACCTCAAGCATGTGGTGTATTTTTGTTGGATGTTACTTGTGATTTATCCCCCACAATGTTTATGGTCAAGAAGTGTAGCTGCATTCAATGCTTAAGGCTACCTTTTTGCTCACATTGTGGCTGCCCTACGCAACCCATTTGGAACATGATGAAATTTCCAAGTGGAAATTACAAACTACTCCAGTCCAGTAAAGGAGCGTAACGTTTTTACTATTTTGAAAAAAGGCAAATTCGATCCACTGGTTgaagaataaaataaaaaatatttgattACGCAAGCAGCATGTGCGGTGGTAACGGACATAACGTCCTCCATGATATGCGGCCGTGTGCCGTTCCCGATGCGTACCGGCCAGCCGGTGGAATTTACTGCCCCGCCGCGACCCAATCGTGCGTTTGCGATTCGTGCCACCTTTCAATGCGGGTCCGGTTCAGGGTGATACTCgtattcttttctctctctctctcttgtctCAACCTGGAACGGTTGGACTAAAAACAGagggcccctccctctctcggcaCACACGATCCTGTCCTGAATTCCTAACGATGATGGCAGACAGGATGACAAAACAAACTGGTTTCCCCTTCGCACATGCAATCAAACTTGTCCGCAGGCAGGCGGAGCCTTCCAGATCGCAGCAGCAAAGTAGCAGGAGGTGTTCATTCCCTGGAACGAGGGCAGCCACGGACTCATACACCTCGCGATCAGTTTGGTGAGCCAGTTGCGCTGAAGAAGACGAACGGATCAAGATCGACCATGGACGCGAGCAGCTCTGCTGCTCAtggaacacccccccccccccccccaaaaaaaaaagaaaaaccttcAGGAATCCACCAGTTGCAGGCACGGGTCATGCGCCGGAAGCAAGTTGGGGCTCTGCTTTTTCTCGGGTTCGTGGCGCAATTGGGCGGTAAAGGCGCCGAATTCCCTGGCGGGCAAGTTGCGTCCGGAAGCAGCGGGAACTGTATGTGAAAGGGAGCGAAAGGAGGGGCGGGAATGGAGCCCAACGGACACCAGTGGGGGACGGCGAGGTGGTGAGGAAGAAAGAAGGAAGGGTCTCGAGCGCCCACTTGTCCAAAAGCAGAGCAGCCGAGCCCGGGCGGGCGATCGGGGAaaagcgaggaggaggaagaaagcggAGGAGATGGAAGCCGTGTCTTTCAGGGTTGCAGGGGCAGCTGCTTCTGCAGAGGCCAGAGCgtgcaggggaggaggagggtgtgCTCCGACTCCGTGCATGGAGGGCCGGCATCCTATTCGATCCGCCGCGCGGGCCTCGCCTGGCGCCGctgccttcttttttttcttccgcGCTCTGCCCAAACCAACCAGGAGGTGAGGTCGATCCGGGGCCCGGCCGCGATCGGCGACCGCGGAGCTCTAGGCAGAAGAATCTGGAATCGGGGGGCGGGGTCGCTTACCG
Proteins encoded:
- the LOC120670908 gene encoding protein NRT1/ PTR FAMILY 4.6-like isoform X1, with the protein product MEDGGNARRAERWEGYVDWRNRPATRGRHGGMLAASFVLVVEVLENLAFLANASNLVRYLMGFMHYSPSQSATTVTNFMGTAFLLALLGGFLSDAFFTTYTIYIVSAFIEFMGLVILTVQARTPHLMPPPCAATAPCAPVSGPRKAMLFAGLYLTALGVGGIKGSLPSHGAEQFDEHAPQGRKARSTFFNYFVFCLSCGALVAVTFAVWVEDNRGWQWGFGIATIAILLSVPVFAAGSGLYRNKVPTGSPLTTIARVLAAAALARRAGAQSASHGAVIDRAPSPTGSTDMKDYCKPGDMVANIAAGAGPAEPSRELAFLNRAVRCQEEQPGQQNGRLACTVQEVEDVKIVLMVLPIFFSTIMLNCCLAQLSTFSVEQAATMDTRVGRLTVPPASLPVFPVTFIILLAPVYDHVIIPFARRLTGTEMGISHLQRIGTGLILSIVAMAVAAVVEVKRKNVAADSGMLDSPKPLPISFFWIAFQYLFLGSADLFTLAGLLEFFFSEAPSRMRSLATSLSWASLALGYYLSSVLVSIVNSATGRGGHRPWLRGASLNHYHLERFYWVMCVLSTLNYLFFLFWAIRYKYRNAGVIKG
- the LOC120670908 gene encoding protein NRT1/ PTR FAMILY 4.6-like isoform X2; protein product: MVEVLENLAFLANASNLVRYLMGFMHYSPSQSATTVTNFMGTAFLLALLGGFLSDAFFTTYTIYIVSAFIEFMGLVILTVQARTPHLMPPPCAATAPCAPVSGPRKAMLFAGLYLTALGVGGIKGSLPSHGAEQFDEHAPQGRKARSTFFNYFVFCLSCGALVAVTFAVWVEDNRGWQWGFGIATIAILLSVPVFAAGSGLYRNKVPTGSPLTTIARVLAAAALARRAGAQSASHGAVIDRAPSPTGSTDMKDYCKPGDMVANIAAGAGPAEPSRELAFLNRAVRCQEEQPGQQNGRLACTVQEVEDVKIVLMVLPIFFSTIMLNCCLAQLSTFSVEQAATMDTRVGRLTVPPASLPVFPVTFIILLAPVYDHVIIPFARRLTGTEMGISHLQRIGTGLILSIVAMAVAAVVEVKRKNVAADSGMLDSPKPLPISFFWIAFQYLFLGSADLFTLAGLLEFFFSEAPSRMRSLATSLSWASLALGYYLSSVLVSIVNSATGRGGHRPWLRGASLNHYHLERFYWVMCVLSTLNYLFFLFWAIRYKYRNAGVIKG